GTTAATTTAACTACATTCCTAAGAAAAAGAGGTTTAAGCAGAGCGAAATATTGGGTGCAAAGAATTACTTATATTTCAAAGAatcagttttgaacaaataactGCATgtacttttattgtttaataaatagaaacacataCGCCTTTATCCGTTTTCGAATGGCCGCTGCTATACAAATGGTCCCGGCTAACGCTACCACAGCCAAAACAGCGATCCCTGCTATAATGTCTGAAGAAATAAGCATGCGACTTTTCCATTATTAACAGATCATTGATCGTTTTTTAATCACCGATAGTCAATAGTTTCACAACCTCCTGATTGATAGGCAGACAATAGACCCTTAAAATAACCATTGAAAGCAAACGTTTTCGTATTAGGATGAACATGCAGATCAAGGTTCTTATAcctagtttatactaatttatacAGTCGCGATTTGACTTAAGCTGATTCCGTTTTCTGAATACAAATCAGTATTGATGTCCATTTCGTGAGGCAATGGGAAAATACcactggtggggatcaaacccacaacctatCGTGTGAGAGAAGGAAACCGATACCACTAGATCAATGTcaacatgattattttatttaacattgtatcCAAAGCTAGCATACATGATTGATGCATTCATAAACTTTGCAAGATACGTCACAGCACTGAGTGTACTTACATGGATTAGTAATAAGGGATGATTTAGGGGCCACTGTTGGCTCTGCATGAGTCTTCGAACCAGGTGAAACACCCTTGTTACTCCTGTCTTCAGTGCTTTCGTCCATAACATTTGGTGTGGTTGTTGACTCTGCTGACCAGATATCGTTTGTAGATGTTAGTGGTGGTGTCGTTGTCGCCTTTGCCGTCGGTGTTAAAGTGGAAGTGATTGTGGCTGCTGCTGTTGTCCtcgttgttgttggtgttgtcgttggttttgttgttgtcgTAGGTTTTGTTGTTGGGGTTGTTGTTGATGaaggtgttgttgttgtggtagttgttgtagttggtgttgtagttgttgttgttgtggtggtggtggtggtagtggttgtggtggtagtggaaAAATGCTGGCTTTCAAAACATTCAACTTTTATTGAAGGTCCGGTATTGGTATCTGTTTATATAGACAATCAcacaattgataatttattacatcattttccaaaaaatgtttgtattaatatgacagcgatattaataaaaaatatgtatctgGATAGTTAAAACGTACCATGCCTTCCTTGTGTGTCGTTTTGCCCATTTTGAAGTCctgtaaataaacatgcatatatgtGTTAAGTATGCTGAAACGGATATTTTAGTATCGAATACCTGCATTTCCTCCAATAGATTTTTTTCCTCAACACTTGATAAGTTCAAACGCTAAATTGGATATACATTAATTTAGTACGACCTACGACACGAACGTTTAGGACGACCTACAACACGAGTTCGTCTCCGAGTTACAAATGTAACTTCACTGCGATACATAGTCACAGGCATTCAGAACGGACattcattatttgtatattaactTCTTTTGTTTAATGAGAATTGAATTACAATTACAAATTAATGAATCGTTTTACTTTAATGCTGTATGATGGCACCGGTACAGAAAAATTCTGTGACACTTTCATTCGTCCACAAACAATTGTCTCCTCTGAtcaagataatatatattttcattgtttttagaAAAAGAAGCTCTCTAATTTTTTAGAACCTTTACATCTATACTATTATATACGTGGAATATTACACACCACAGTCTTTCTCGTCCGTGTGATCTGCACAAGTCGACACGTTGTCACAGCGATCCGACTCTCGGAAGCAACCATTCCCGTCCATACAGGCGTCCATGTTCTCAGAACACACGGCTAGAAAAAGGAAACAGTTTGATCAGTTATACatttcaattacttttttttaagtttgataaaCTTGAAAACCACTGTATAATGAATATTGCAAGAGAAATCATTTGAATCATTTATAACAAAGTATGCATACAAGTTTGCGTTAAGCAATTATTGTAAGGCTCGTATAATAATTTTGCCTTTATGTTTAAAAgcatgcatatatgtatatcaCTTGTAAGCCAACAAGATAACTATATGGCCTAACATAACaccatgtttttttaagtgcttaaacaaatcaacaacagcaacaaactGCAACAGTTGCGGACTTCTAGAGTATACAGGGTTTGTATCAAGTGACAAAATCAACTCGGAAATACCATGTGTCTTTACGGGATGCAAAACTTGCACCCGATAGGTCATTTAATGCGCTTTGGGTCTGTGTATGGCGTTTACACCCGATGGGTATTTGGATGCTCTTTGTTCTTAACTGTGTATGGAGTTTACAACCGAACGGTATTGGGATGCTCTTTGGGTCTAACTGTGTATGGAGTTTACAACCGAAGGGTATTTGGATGCTCTTTGTTCTTAACTGTGTATGGAGTTTCAATAGATGGGTATTTGgatgttttttgttctttaatgtGTATGGAGTTTACAAGCGAAGGGCATTGGGATGCTCTTTGTGTCTTACTGTGTATTGAGTTTACACCCGAAGGGTATCGGGATGTTTTTGTGTCTCAATGTGTATGGAGTTTGGGTTCCACTGTATACAGTCCCGACGGTTCTAGGGATGCTCTGTGGGTCCCACTGTTTACAGAGTTTGTACCGACGGTTCGAGGGATCTTTTTTGTGTCccactgtttatattttacctCCACCGGTCCTTTGATGCTCCTTTTGTCCCACAGTTTAAAGAGTTTGTACCCGGCGGTTCCTGGGATGCTCTGTGTTTCTAACTGTTTACAGAGTTTGTACCCGACGTTTCCTGGGATGCTCTTCGAATTCCGCTGTTTACAGATTTGTACCCAGCGGTAACTGGGGTGCACTTCGAATTCCACTGTTTACAGAGTTTTTACCCGATGCGGCCTGGGACCTATTTTGAGTACCAATAAATAAGGGGGGTGTAACAAGTGCGGCCTCAGATACTTTATGGTTGACACTGTATTAATAGTTTGTACCCCCATTGAGGCACGGACTGCTATTTGGGTTACAACTCTGAGTTTGCCGACAACGCTCGGGTCGCAGTTTATACTGCGTTTAAACCTTAGTTAGGCGCAAAGTGTACTTAGTCCTCTCAGCGTCGGATACCAAAGACTGACCCATTCCATTGCATTAATTGCGAAGCACCCATTTTgttcttatataataaatggagaATAACGGAATAGGTCGATCAATGGTTTCTCTTTGAAAGGACGGGTAAATAGCAGTCCGAGTCCAGTCGATTACCTGTGTTTTTACAGTCCTTTTCATCGGACTCGTCGAGGCAGTCCGGCTGTTGGTCACATCTGAACTCCTTATCAATACACGTTCCATCTCCTTCGCACTGGAACTCTTTCGCGCCGCATAGATCTGGAGCagtcatatacataaatatattaatgatctttaataagtaatagttactgcacctGCAATGGGTGTATTACAGAACTGTCTAAAAccatatcaaaatttaattaccgttcaataattaaaattagtGAGGCTACTGATTAGTATTAAATTAATGCAAACACGACAAAA
The DNA window shown above is from Mya arenaria isolate MELC-2E11 chromosome 6, ASM2691426v1 and carries:
- the LOC128237360 gene encoding integumentary mucin C.1-like; this encodes MMKFVMEKLAHIFLLFLSFDNGYCGCSGNVNQTKVIKMCTAGTIKGPEVYIDTSEARRTMNIRSSVCHCTATFTDLLFYSLSITGPSGTCGSLFKFKNPSDNSSKTSQEECSSKEHRTVKVGAKMIVNITLDKLHQPFEAEFCALMKPDLCGAKEFQCEGDGTCIDKEFRCDQQPDCLDESDEKDCKNTAVCSENMDACMDGNGCFRESDRCDNVSTCADHTDEKDCGLQNGQNDTQGRHDTNTGPSIKVECFESQHFSTTTTTTTTTTTTTTTTTTPTTTTTTTTTPSSTTTPTTKPTTTTKPTTTPTTTRTTAAATITSTLTPTAKATTTPPLTSTNDIWSAESTTTPNVMDESTEDRSNKGVSPGSKTHAEPTVAPKSSLITNPYIIAGIAVLAVVALAGTICIAAAIRKRIKAQQSRNITNPDLWIPNKEGPNEMQSFDK